In a genomic window of Chryseobacterium sp. G0162:
- a CDS encoding nuclear transport factor 2 family protein, with translation MMEQIKQAIEKFIKGGDNSDPVLLEEILHENYQNIQDGFFDKSGIFIIPKQEYINLVKDKIFGGKPRKITYHSLQQKNNIAYAQVSLESSALRFSSLITCVQENGKWQVITNVPSIEIK, from the coding sequence ATGATGGAACAGATTAAACAAGCCATTGAAAAATTCATTAAAGGTGGCGACAATAGTGATCCGGTGCTTTTGGAAGAAATTCTCCACGAAAATTATCAGAATATTCAGGACGGGTTTTTTGACAAATCCGGAATCTTTATTATTCCCAAACAGGAATATATCAATCTGGTAAAGGATAAAATATTTGGTGGAAAACCTCGTAAAATTACTTATCATTCTTTGCAACAGAAAAATAACATTGCTTATGCTCAGGTTTCGTTAGAAAGTTCAGCATTACGATTTTCATCCCTCATCACGTGTGTACAGGAAAACGGAAAATGGCAGGTTATCACCAATGTTCCTTCTATAGAAATTAAATAA
- a CDS encoding tail fiber domain-containing protein: MQKTHSAVFRLCLIGSISISSLFYSQAGRIGINTPDPKATLDITAKTNGSSQAEGLMIPRLTGDQIQTMTASIQSGSESLMIYATATPASPTSKVAKITQPGYYFWNGTSWESMGVNSNIYTSDGAITTALASRNVDLNGKNLVFSGIGSVGIGTAPSATAKLDVAGTVKASAIDYNSDERLKQNITEITSSPEIINRLRPVSYFWNETGKKKGGNAQLQYGLVAQEVEKVLPNIVSTDNDGYKSVNYNELIPLLLQTVQEQGKKIEELQKALQHLKKSK, from the coding sequence GTGCAGAAGACTCATTCTGCAGTGTTCAGGCTATGCCTCATCGGAAGTATTTCCATCTCTTCATTATTTTATTCTCAGGCCGGTAGAATCGGGATAAACACTCCAGATCCAAAAGCTACACTGGATATTACCGCTAAAACAAATGGAAGTTCACAGGCTGAAGGGCTTATGATTCCCAGGCTTACCGGAGATCAGATTCAAACAATGACGGCAAGCATCCAGTCCGGAAGTGAATCTCTAATGATTTACGCTACTGCCACACCAGCTTCCCCTACTTCAAAAGTAGCCAAGATAACCCAACCCGGATATTATTTCTGGAACGGAACCAGCTGGGAAAGTATGGGAGTTAATTCTAATATTTACACTTCAGATGGAGCTATTACAACCGCTTTGGCTTCAAGAAATGTAGATCTGAACGGTAAAAACCTTGTCTTTTCCGGCATTGGCAGTGTAGGGATTGGAACAGCTCCTTCTGCAACGGCAAAACTGGATGTTGCCGGAACGGTAAAAGCAAGCGCCATAGATTATAATTCTGATGAAAGATTAAAACAAAATATTACAGAAATAACATCATCCCCAGAAATCATTAATAGATTAAGACCGGTTTCCTATTTCTGGAATGAAACCGGAAAAAAGAAAGGCGGAAATGCTCAGCTTCAGTATGGTCTTGTTGCTCAGGAAGTAGAGAAAGTACTACCCAACATCGTAAGTACCGATAATGATGGATATAAATCTGTCAACTATAATGAATTGATTCCCCTTTTATTACAAACGGTTCAGGAGCAGGGAAAAAAAATAGAAGAATTACAAAAAGCATTGCAACACCTAAAAAAATCCAAATAA
- a CDS encoding FMN-dependent NADH-azoreductase: MNTLLRIDSSLRTENSYSRTLGNYFIQQWILHNPNGNILERDVNQQLIPHITQQTIDAFFSENPDKKSIHLSDELIDELYQSDEILITCPMYNYGIPSSLKAYFDTVIRTKKTFTGNTSLKGLLENKKAYIISSMGGIALDPHHRNPLENHLTFLLNHVGITDIYYFPLNGTVIDEVSNTEKIALQQSKILKQFNQ, from the coding sequence ATGAACACACTCCTTAGAATCGACAGCAGTTTAAGAACAGAGAATTCCTATTCACGAACATTAGGTAACTATTTTATTCAGCAATGGATACTCCACAATCCGAATGGAAATATTCTGGAACGGGATGTTAACCAACAGCTTATTCCTCATATCACCCAACAGACCATTGATGCTTTTTTTAGCGAAAATCCTGATAAGAAAAGTATTCATCTATCTGATGAACTGATTGATGAATTATACCAGTCTGATGAAATCTTAATCACCTGCCCTATGTACAATTATGGAATTCCATCTTCCTTAAAAGCTTATTTTGACACGGTTATCAGAACAAAAAAAACGTTTACAGGAAATACTTCTCTGAAAGGTTTGCTTGAAAACAAAAAAGCTTATATCATTTCTTCTATGGGAGGAATAGCTCTTGACCCTCATCATCGAAATCCGTTGGAAAACCATCTCACTTTTCTTTTAAATCATGTAGGAATCACCGATATCTATTATTTTCCATTGAATGGTACCGTCATCGATGAGGTCAGCAATACAGAAAAAATAGCATTACAACAATCCAAAATTTTAAAACAATTCAATCAATGA
- a CDS encoding TonB-dependent receptor, giving the protein MKKIFTSVWLCASIFFYAQTGTLSGNINDDAKIALPGAKISLYPGNIYTTSDEHGNFVFLNVPPGNYTMKVDYLGYGIHQYNVIVESEKNTKQNIIFDKKETSIGEVVVSGATLKNQARALNKQKNNANITNVISADQIGRFPDANIGDALKRVPGITIQNDQGEARNLIIRGLAPNLNSVTLNGDRIPSAEGDNRNVQMDLIPSDMISTIEVNKTLTPDMDADAIGGSVNLITRASPNGQRISATLAGGYNPIREKGNYTAGFVYGNRFLNKKLGAVFSFSYNNNNFGSDNIEPVWSQANDKAQTAYISKMGVRSYNEHRIRHSFDLNMDYEFNSKNKIYASAMYNFRNDKENRFALGYKIKPVYNADESEIIDWKGSITRQNKGGDAHNDNTRLEKQKVQNYALRGEHLLGSKIDLDWSMNYATASEDKPHQRYIEFENSKMSFSPDLSNPRVPMFNLLAADNLGSYKLSDLSDANSFTQEKEFGAKVNVRFPFSVIEGQKGRLRTGARIRLKEKERENDFYTFTPTSSMGSLLSVPTQYLDGHNFQPGNYVPGAFVDPAYLGGLDLFNPVLFNGKSKPSKFLSNNYSAKEQIYAGYIRWDQDFNDKLSMIVGARVETTKIDYTGNYVMNESNLVGKINNTNTYTNVLPNISFKYVPVQDLVLRAAFTTALARPNYYSLVPYLNVVSEDEIVSAGNPNLKATYAYNFDFMAEKYFKSVGILSGGIFYKNLKDFIYTFSRRNYTANDFANDFAGQSNPIPAGESNWKFTQQRNGDNVSIYGFEVALQRQLDFIPGAFWKGMGIYVNYTYTHSKAKGITNDEGIERTDVGFPGAAPHMFNGSLSWENKRFSARVSMNYASHYIDELGGKAFDDRYYDKQFFLDANASYKITSQLRVFAEANNLTNQPLRYYQGIPSRTAQAEYYRPRFTLGVKFDF; this is encoded by the coding sequence GTGAAGAAAATTTTTACATCTGTTTGGCTTTGTGCTTCCATTTTTTTCTATGCACAAACCGGTACTCTTTCCGGAAACATAAACGACGACGCTAAGATCGCCCTGCCTGGAGCCAAAATCTCCTTATATCCGGGAAACATATACACCACCTCTGATGAGCATGGAAATTTCGTTTTCCTGAATGTTCCTCCCGGAAATTACACCATGAAGGTAGATTACCTTGGGTACGGAATTCATCAATATAATGTAATTGTAGAATCTGAAAAAAATACAAAACAAAATATCATTTTTGATAAAAAGGAAACAAGTATTGGTGAAGTTGTGGTTTCCGGAGCTACGTTGAAAAACCAGGCAAGAGCCTTAAACAAACAAAAGAACAATGCCAATATTACCAATGTAATCTCTGCCGATCAGATTGGACGTTTTCCTGATGCCAATATCGGAGATGCGCTAAAGCGTGTTCCGGGGATTACCATACAGAACGATCAGGGCGAAGCCAGAAACCTTATTATCAGAGGCCTTGCTCCCAATCTGAACTCTGTAACTTTAAATGGTGACAGAATTCCTTCTGCTGAAGGGGATAACCGTAATGTACAGATGGACCTGATCCCTTCTGATATGATTTCCACCATTGAAGTCAATAAAACGCTTACTCCTGATATGGATGCTGATGCCATTGGAGGTTCTGTTAACCTGATTACCAGAGCTTCCCCTAATGGACAAAGAATATCTGCAACATTGGCTGGAGGATACAATCCCATTCGAGAAAAAGGAAATTATACTGCAGGATTTGTCTATGGGAATCGTTTTCTGAACAAAAAACTGGGAGCAGTATTCAGTTTTTCCTATAACAATAATAATTTTGGTTCAGACAATATAGAACCTGTATGGAGCCAGGCTAATGATAAGGCCCAAACTGCTTATATAAGTAAAATGGGGGTGCGTTCTTATAATGAACACCGGATCAGACATAGTTTTGACCTGAATATGGATTATGAGTTCAATTCTAAAAACAAGATCTATGCTTCTGCGATGTACAACTTCAGAAATGATAAGGAAAACAGATTCGCATTAGGATATAAAATAAAACCGGTTTACAATGCTGACGAATCCGAAATTATAGATTGGAAAGGCAGTATTACAAGACAAAATAAAGGTGGAGATGCCCATAATGACAATACCCGTCTTGAGAAGCAAAAAGTTCAGAATTATGCCTTAAGAGGAGAACATCTACTGGGGTCTAAAATAGATCTTGACTGGTCTATGAATTATGCTACAGCTAGTGAAGATAAGCCTCATCAACGTTATATTGAATTCGAAAACAGTAAAATGAGCTTCTCTCCGGACCTTAGTAATCCAAGAGTTCCCATGTTCAATCTTCTTGCAGCAGACAACCTGGGTAGCTATAAACTCAGTGACCTTTCAGATGCCAACAGCTTCACTCAGGAAAAAGAATTTGGAGCCAAGGTGAATGTACGTTTCCCTTTTTCTGTAATTGAGGGTCAAAAAGGAAGACTTCGTACTGGTGCACGAATTCGTTTGAAGGAAAAAGAAAGAGAAAATGACTTTTATACCTTCACCCCTACCAGCAGCATGGGAAGTCTTTTGTCTGTACCCACTCAATATCTTGACGGACACAACTTTCAACCGGGGAATTATGTTCCGGGAGCATTTGTAGATCCTGCGTATTTAGGAGGATTAGATTTGTTTAATCCCGTTTTATTCAATGGAAAATCCAAGCCTTCAAAATTCCTTTCTAACAATTACAGTGCAAAAGAACAGATTTATGCAGGATATATCCGTTGGGACCAGGATTTCAATGATAAACTATCCATGATCGTGGGAGCACGTGTGGAAACTACCAAGATTGATTATACCGGAAACTACGTCATGAATGAAAGTAACCTGGTGGGAAAAATCAATAATACAAATACCTATACCAATGTACTTCCGAATATCTCATTCAAGTATGTTCCGGTTCAGGACCTTGTATTACGTGCGGCATTTACCACTGCCCTTGCCCGTCCGAACTATTACTCGTTGGTTCCTTATCTTAATGTTGTTTCAGAGGATGAGATCGTTTCAGCAGGAAATCCTAATCTGAAGGCAACTTACGCTTACAATTTTGATTTCATGGCAGAGAAGTACTTTAAATCAGTGGGAATTCTTTCAGGAGGTATTTTCTATAAAAATCTGAAAGACTTTATCTATACTTTTTCCCGAAGAAATTATACAGCAAATGACTTTGCGAATGATTTTGCAGGACAATCCAACCCGATTCCGGCTGGTGAGAGCAATTGGAAATTTACCCAGCAGCGCAATGGAGATAATGTAAGTATTTATGGTTTTGAAGTGGCTTTGCAGAGACAATTGGATTTCATCCCCGGAGCATTCTGGAAAGGTATGGGAATCTACGTCAACTATACTTATACCCATTCAAAAGCAAAGGGAATCACTAATGATGAAGGAATTGAAAGAACGGATGTAGGATTTCCGGGAGCAGCTCCTCACATGTTCAACGGATCGCTTTCATGGGAAAACAAGCGCTTCTCAGCAAGGGTTTCTATGAATTATGCTTCTCATTATATTGATGAGTTGGGTGGGAAAGCCTTTGATGACCGTTATTATGATAAACAGTTTTTTCTGGATGCTAATGCTTCCTACAAGATTACAAGCCAACTAAGAGTTTTCGCTGAAGCCAATAATCTTACAAACCAACCGTTAAGATACTATCAGGGAATTCCAAGCAGAACCGCACAGGCAGAGTATTACAGACCACGATTTACCCTAGGAGTGAAATTCGACTTTTAA
- a CDS encoding cupin-like domain-containing protein produces MGILLKPIDIVDDISQEDFREKYLKPRKPVVIKNMARNWPAYQKWTMEYMKEVVGDVVVPLYDSAKADPAAPINTPTTKMPFGEYVDLIQREPTDLRIFFFDPIKFAPKLLDDYIPPKNLMGGFLDKYPSMFFGGKGSVTFLHYDIDMPHIFHTHFNGRKHVLLFEYKWKTRLYKLPYATYALEDYDISNPDFEKFPALDGIEGIECYLEHGDTLFMPTGWWHWMKYLDGSFSLSLRAWDKSWAVKAHSLWNLTVQRNFDNFMKGRYKKRYMDWKEKKSVERANIALKKGLPK; encoded by the coding sequence ATGGGCATACTCCTTAAACCAATTGATATTGTAGATGACATTTCACAGGAAGATTTCCGTGAGAAATACCTTAAGCCTCGCAAGCCAGTGGTAATCAAAAACATGGCAAGAAATTGGCCAGCATATCAAAAATGGACAATGGAGTACATGAAGGAAGTGGTTGGCGATGTAGTTGTACCTTTATATGACAGTGCTAAAGCCGATCCTGCAGCTCCTATTAACACGCCCACTACCAAAATGCCATTTGGTGAATACGTTGATCTGATCCAACGGGAACCTACAGATCTGAGAATCTTCTTTTTTGATCCTATTAAGTTTGCTCCTAAATTGTTGGATGATTATATCCCGCCAAAGAATCTGATGGGTGGATTTTTGGATAAATACCCGAGTATGTTCTTCGGGGGTAAAGGTTCCGTGACTTTCCTTCATTATGATATTGATATGCCTCATATCTTCCATACTCATTTCAACGGAAGAAAGCATGTTCTTCTCTTCGAATACAAGTGGAAAACCCGTTTGTATAAGCTTCCTTATGCAACGTATGCCCTGGAAGATTATGATATTTCCAATCCTGATTTTGAAAAATTCCCGGCATTGGATGGGATTGAAGGGATAGAATGTTATCTTGAGCATGGTGATACCCTGTTTATGCCTACCGGCTGGTGGCACTGGATGAAATATCTGGATGGTTCTTTCTCTCTTTCACTTCGTGCATGGGACAAAAGCTGGGCTGTAAAAGCTCATTCTTTATGGAATCTGACTGTTCAGCGAAATTTTGACAACTTCATGAAAGGCAGGTATAAAAAAAGATACATGGACTGGAAAGAAAAAAAATCTGTTGAAAGAGCCAATATAGCTTTGAAGAAGGGACTTCCAAAATAA
- a CDS encoding M1 family aminopeptidase: protein MKKVRLLALFLVVFNSGYHAQTKSLSKIESGVSYELAQFRKSTLSEITYELSLKIPESKSERISGTEVLTFNYKKQDETSLLIDFKEDPASLLSVSVNGQTIKPILENEHVVIDAKYLKSGSNQINFNFLAGNGALNRRDGYLYALFVPDRARTMFPCFDQPNLKANYSLTLTIPEKWSAISNGKLKDTTVQQGQKTLQFNQSDLLPTYLFSFAAGDFKNHTEKISQQDSRILYRETDSAKIKNSMDSIFSLYRNSLAYYEKWTGIKHPFQKHGMAAIPDFQFGGMEHPGAILFQNSTLFLDKNATQNQLNNRSNLIAHEVAHLWFGDMVTMDWFNDVWMKEVFANFMADKSTGASSDKSIYDLKFLTTHFPAAYSVDRTLGANPIRQILDNLQNAGMMYGPIIYNKAPIMMRQLELLIGEEDFRKGVNEYLTKYAYNNASWPDLITILDNHTPKDLQSWNKVWVNDPGRPVIDYDVKYKGNTIERFTISQKPEYGKEAKLWPQEFEISLFYADRIEKVNIKLDGKQQDISELKGKRKPLFILQNSSGIGYGVFRTDKTIISNFSLVKDPINRASAYISLYENMLNGSEVKAQELLHFFAEQLPKETTELNLRLITGYISSIYWNFLPENSRLKESGNMEDKLWKALQMQTAKNNKKIVFDGYQSIFQSQQAYDNLYTIWKSQTPPQGVSLNDEDFTNLALALSLRNSNNNDLLQEQLGRIKNPDRVNRFKIIMQAASSEQKVRDDFFNGLMQKQNRSNESAVGSALGYLHHPLRQQTSVHYLPKTLEILQEIQKTGDIFFPDNWLRSTFISYQNPKALEVVNQFLLKNPDYNVILKNKILQATDNLRRAQNLIK from the coding sequence ATGAAAAAAGTACGTCTATTAGCATTATTTCTTGTCGTTTTTAATAGTGGGTATCATGCACAAACGAAATCATTATCTAAAATTGAATCCGGAGTGTCGTATGAACTGGCTCAGTTTAGAAAAAGTACATTAAGTGAGATTACATATGAACTCAGTCTGAAAATTCCTGAAAGCAAATCGGAAAGGATTTCCGGAACTGAAGTTCTTACTTTTAACTATAAAAAACAGGATGAAACGTCATTGTTAATAGATTTTAAAGAAGACCCTGCTTCGCTTTTATCAGTATCGGTGAATGGCCAGACGATAAAGCCGATTCTTGAAAACGAACATGTGGTGATTGATGCCAAATACCTGAAATCAGGTTCCAACCAGATTAATTTCAATTTTCTGGCAGGAAATGGTGCATTAAACAGACGTGATGGATATCTGTATGCCTTATTTGTACCGGATCGTGCCAGAACCATGTTCCCATGTTTTGATCAGCCTAATCTAAAGGCTAATTATTCACTGACCTTAACCATTCCTGAAAAATGGAGTGCCATATCTAATGGAAAACTGAAAGATACCACGGTACAACAAGGACAGAAAACGCTGCAGTTTAATCAGTCGGATTTGCTTCCTACTTATCTTTTTTCTTTTGCTGCCGGAGATTTTAAAAATCATACCGAAAAAATCAGTCAGCAGGATTCCAGAATTTTATATCGTGAAACTGATTCTGCAAAAATTAAGAACAGTATGGACTCTATTTTCTCGCTATATAGAAATTCTCTGGCTTATTATGAAAAATGGACCGGCATCAAACATCCTTTCCAAAAGCATGGAATGGCAGCCATTCCGGATTTCCAATTCGGAGGAATGGAACATCCAGGAGCCATACTATTTCAAAACTCCACATTGTTTTTAGATAAAAATGCAACACAAAATCAGCTGAATAACCGTTCTAACCTGATTGCCCATGAAGTGGCTCACCTTTGGTTCGGAGATATGGTGACGATGGATTGGTTCAATGATGTCTGGATGAAGGAGGTTTTTGCCAATTTTATGGCAGATAAAAGTACCGGAGCATCCTCAGATAAAAGCATTTACGATCTGAAATTTTTAACAACCCATTTTCCGGCAGCCTATTCTGTAGACCGTACATTGGGAGCGAATCCTATCCGTCAGATTTTAGATAACCTGCAAAATGCAGGAATGATGTATGGGCCAATTATCTATAATAAGGCACCCATTATGATGCGCCAACTGGAATTGCTGATCGGGGAAGAAGACTTCCGAAAAGGAGTCAATGAATACCTTACGAAATATGCTTACAACAATGCCAGCTGGCCGGATCTTATCACCATTCTGGATAATCATACCCCCAAAGATTTACAAAGCTGGAATAAGGTATGGGTGAATGATCCCGGCAGACCAGTGATTGACTATGATGTAAAATACAAAGGCAATACAATAGAACGTTTTACCATATCCCAAAAACCGGAATATGGAAAAGAAGCGAAATTGTGGCCTCAGGAATTTGAGATCAGTTTATTTTACGCTGACAGAATTGAGAAAGTGAATATAAAACTGGATGGAAAGCAACAGGATATTTCTGAATTAAAAGGAAAAAGAAAACCTCTGTTTATTCTGCAAAATTCATCGGGAATAGGGTATGGAGTCTTCAGGACAGACAAAACAATCATATCAAACTTTTCCCTGGTAAAAGATCCGATCAATCGTGCCAGCGCCTATATTTCGTTATATGAAAACATGCTGAACGGCTCAGAAGTGAAGGCTCAGGAATTATTGCACTTTTTTGCAGAACAGTTGCCAAAGGAAACTACGGAACTGAACCTTCGTTTAATTACCGGATATATTTCTTCTATTTATTGGAACTTCTTACCTGAAAATTCCAGACTGAAAGAATCAGGAAATATGGAAGATAAACTATGGAAAGCGTTACAGATGCAGACAGCAAAAAACAATAAGAAAATTGTGTTTGATGGATATCAGAGTATTTTCCAATCTCAGCAGGCGTATGATAATCTGTATACGATCTGGAAGTCTCAGACCCCACCACAAGGAGTATCGCTTAATGACGAAGACTTTACAAATCTTGCTCTTGCCTTATCATTAAGGAATTCAAATAATAATGATTTGTTGCAAGAACAATTGGGTAGAATTAAAAATCCGGATCGGGTGAATCGTTTTAAGATCATTATGCAGGCTGCTTCATCAGAACAGAAAGTGCGTGACGATTTCTTTAACGGATTGATGCAAAAACAAAATAGATCCAATGAATCTGCTGTTGGTTCCGCATTAGGCTATCTGCACCATCCGTTAAGACAACAGACATCTGTTCATTATCTTCCTAAAACCTTGGAGATCTTACAGGAAATTCAGAAAACAGGAGATATCTTTTTCCCGGATAACTGGCTCCGTTCCACATTCATCAGCTATCAGAATCCAAAAGCACTGGAGGTGGTCAATCAGTTTCTTCTTAAAAATCCTGATTATAATGTTATTCTGAAAAATAAAATTTTACAGGCAACCGACAACCTGCGAAGAGCTCAGAATCTGATAAAGTAA
- a CDS encoding sigma-70 family RNA polymerase sigma factor — MQENYNRLLTYAYNITGSYEDSQDLVQDVIEKYISLDKSEIRNETNFLIKSTINHAINFKNRHSKKMVYGEWLPEPLSFENAENKLIKEQTTRYTLLVLLEKLNAKERAVYILKEAFDYSHQEIAETLDISVENSRKLLSRASKQLQHVKYTPDNISLSSGTDILQKYQLALSEGNIPDIEKLLIDEIRLSADGGKRVRVIKAVEVGKSATAQLLAYVQQQFLGKKPHTFHLFNHQPAICFWQDGRIYNCHILDIDAEGMIREIYSIVDPEKLKRLQ; from the coding sequence ATGCAGGAAAATTACAACAGGCTCCTAACCTACGCCTATAATATTACCGGTTCTTATGAAGATTCTCAGGATTTGGTACAGGATGTAATCGAAAAATATATTTCTTTAGATAAATCTGAGATCAGAAATGAAACCAATTTCCTGATCAAAAGTACTATTAATCATGCCATTAATTTTAAAAACAGGCACAGCAAAAAAATGGTGTATGGCGAATGGTTGCCCGAACCTCTTTCTTTTGAAAATGCAGAAAATAAGCTCATTAAGGAGCAAACGACACGCTATACCCTACTCGTTCTTCTGGAAAAACTGAACGCTAAAGAACGCGCAGTCTACATTCTAAAGGAAGCTTTTGATTATTCTCATCAAGAGATCGCAGAAACGCTCGATATTTCAGTAGAAAACTCCCGAAAACTGCTAAGCCGTGCAAGTAAGCAATTGCAGCATGTAAAATATACACCGGATAACATCAGCCTATCTTCCGGAACTGATATTCTCCAGAAATACCAGCTGGCGTTGAGTGAAGGCAACATTCCCGATATTGAAAAACTGCTTATTGATGAGATCAGGCTTTCAGCAGACGGAGGAAAACGTGTTCGTGTTATCAAAGCTGTGGAAGTTGGAAAATCGGCTACCGCACAGCTTTTGGCTTATGTACAACAACAATTTCTTGGCAAAAAGCCTCATACCTTCCATCTCTTTAATCATCAACCGGCTATTTGTTTCTGGCAGGATGGTCGTATTTATAACTGTCACATCCTGGATATTGATGCAGAAGGAATGATTCGTGAAATTTATTCTATTGTAGATCCTGAAAAGTTAAAAAGGTTGCAATAA
- a CDS encoding phytase, protein MKKIIYYISAFAIFPLVIGCKGQNQLGEKLKPTVITETVVHDTDDPAIWINPQDASKSIIIGTDKDTDGGLYAFDLNGKIIHKVLGLKRPNNVDIEYGFVLNGKKTDIAAVTERETNKIKLYSLPELKEVGEISVFDGETERGPMGISMYKNPETGEIYVIAGRKSGPKDGYLWQYKLSEKGGRINGDVVRKFGQYSGLKEIESIAVDDELGYIYYSDEQFGVHQYYADPEKGNEELLVFGQGDFKSDVEGISIYPTSKGKGYILVSDQQNDTFNVYLRENPAKGRIAAIPVSTLESDGSEVTNVNLGPKFPKGVFVAMSNGRVFHLYDWRMIEERIQAAVKAQQTK, encoded by the coding sequence ATGAAAAAGATAATATATTATATATCAGCATTTGCCATTTTTCCTTTGGTGATAGGCTGTAAAGGACAGAATCAATTAGGAGAAAAATTAAAACCAACCGTTATTACAGAAACTGTGGTTCATGATACCGATGATCCGGCCATCTGGATCAATCCTCAGGATGCTTCAAAAAGTATCATCATAGGAACAGATAAAGATACGGATGGTGGACTGTATGCTTTTGATCTGAATGGTAAAATCATCCATAAAGTTTTAGGTCTTAAACGTCCTAATAATGTGGATATTGAATACGGTTTTGTTTTAAACGGAAAAAAAACAGACATTGCAGCCGTTACCGAGCGGGAAACGAATAAAATAAAGCTTTACTCTCTTCCTGAATTGAAGGAAGTGGGTGAAATTTCTGTATTTGACGGAGAAACAGAACGTGGCCCAATGGGAATATCCATGTATAAAAATCCGGAAACAGGAGAAATTTATGTGATTGCAGGAAGAAAATCCGGACCAAAGGATGGCTATCTATGGCAGTATAAGCTTTCAGAAAAAGGAGGAAGAATCAATGGAGATGTTGTCCGTAAATTTGGACAATACAGCGGATTGAAGGAGATTGAAAGTATCGCAGTAGATGATGAACTGGGATATATTTATTATTCTGATGAACAGTTTGGAGTTCACCAATATTATGCAGACCCGGAAAAAGGAAATGAAGAACTTCTTGTTTTCGGGCAAGGTGATTTTAAATCTGATGTGGAAGGGATCTCAATCTATCCTACCTCAAAAGGAAAGGGATACATTTTGGTTTCCGATCAGCAGAATGATACCTTCAATGTCTATCTAAGAGAAAATCCGGCTAAAGGGAGAATTGCAGCTATTCCTGTTTCTACCCTTGAAAGTGATGGCTCTGAAGTTACGAATGTTAATTTAGGCCCCAAATTTCCGAAAGGTGTGTTTGTAGCCATGAGCAATGGCCGGGTATTTCATTTGTATGACTGGAGGATGATTGAAGAAAGAATTCAGGCAGCTGTAAAAGCACAACAAACAAAATGA
- a CDS encoding TetR/AcrR family transcriptional regulator: MSKPRERILSTTLLLFHKQGFNSTGINQIIEEANVSKASFYQHFKSKDELCIEFLNKRYDYWVSELEKFISGALGSEEKILKSFDFLMYMNEKENFRGCSFWNILSEIPADKEEIHSVLRYHKNKLRIFFNDEMKDEKVAAHIYLLFESSILTSQLYRSNEFIETSKTIIKNILHSSH, encoded by the coding sequence ATGTCCAAACCTCGTGAAAGAATATTAAGTACCACCCTGCTTCTGTTTCACAAGCAAGGTTTTAACAGTACCGGCATTAATCAGATCATTGAAGAAGCCAATGTTTCAAAGGCAAGCTTCTATCAGCATTTTAAGTCAAAAGATGAGCTGTGTATTGAATTCCTCAACAAAAGATATGATTATTGGGTCTCGGAACTGGAAAAGTTCATCTCCGGAGCTTTAGGCTCTGAAGAAAAGATTCTGAAATCTTTTGATTTTCTGATGTATATGAATGAAAAAGAAAATTTCAGAGGCTGCAGTTTCTGGAATATCTTATCTGAAATACCTGCTGATAAAGAGGAAATCCATTCCGTTCTCCGCTATCATAAGAATAAGCTGAGAATCTTCTTCAATGATGAAATGAAGGATGAAAAGGTAGCAGCCCATATCTATCTCCTTTTTGAAAGCTCAATACTTACCAGCCAGCTCTATAGGTCCAATGAGTTTATTGAAACCTCTAAAACTATTATTAAAAATATACTTCATTCCTCACACTAA